GAGTGCGGCCTCCATCGCCTCGGACCCGCCTGACACCAGATAGACCCGGTCAATGCCTTCGGGGGCATGAGATATCAGCTTGTCCGCCAATTGCTCGGCCGGATCGGAAGTGAAAAAGCTGGTGTGCGCATAGGCGATGCTGTCAAGTTGCGCCTTGATCGCCGCAATCACATCCGGATCACCATGGCCAAGGCAAGACACAGCCGCGCCGCCTGACCCGTCAAAATATTGCTTGCCCGATTGATCGTAAAGATAGACCCCCTCGCCGCGTGCGACGGTGGGAAGGTTGGATTTAGTATGACGTGGAAAGACATGTGACACGGGAAAACCCCCATTGGTGCAGCTGCCTTATTGAAACATACGATTCTGTGATTGACTAGGTGTGAAACAGATGAAACACTCCTGTGATGCAGTCATCGGGGGGGTGATTTGTCAGATCTGTCGTTTGAACAACAACTGTCAGGAAAATACGCCACGCTCAGCGCCAAGCTGAAAGAGGCGGCCGATTTTGTTGTGTCAAACCCTGTCGATGTCGCCACCCGAAGCCTACGCACCATTTCCAAAGACGCCAAGCTGGCCCCGGCCACCTTTTCGCGCATGTCCAGTGCCTTGGGCTTTACCAGCTATGAAGACCTGCGCGATCTGTTGCGTCTGGAAATCCAACACCGCCCCGGATCGTTTTCGCGCGGCGTCGAGGCCTTGCAGCAAAGCCATGACGAAGGGGATCCCGATTTTATCGCACAGCACACCCAAGCCTGCGCATCGAACTTGCAGGCCCTAAGCGGCACCATCGATAAAGACCGGCTCGATGCCTGTGTGGATCACCTTTATCAGGCACGGCGGGTGCTGGTGACAGGCGCCCTTGGGTCAACGGGCGTTGCAGAATATCTCACCTATATGGCCAATTTCCTTTTTGACAATTGGTCCATGGCCAGCCGAATGGGCGCATCCCTTGCCAGCGGTTTGGTGGGATTGTCTTCCAAAGACGTGTTGATCGTGATCACCAAGCCGCCTTTTGCCAGCAAATCCATCAATGCCGCCAAGGAGGCCTTTGATGCGGGTGCCTATGTCGTGGTGATCACCGACACGCACACCTGCCCGGCGCTCGCCTATGCATCGGACAGTTTCATCGTCCCGACCCAAAGCCCACATTTCTTTTCATCCTACACAACCACCTTGGTTCTGTGCGAAATCCTGATCGGAAAGCTGGCCGCAATTTCAGACGCTTCCGCACGGCACCGCATCGCCGAAGTGGAAAACAAGAATCGTCGTCTCAGCGAGGTTTGGGACGGCTGACATCACCAAAAGCAAACATCAAACAAGGAGAGTATAGATGTCTATCAACTGGAAATTTTCTGCCGCAGGTCTGGCGCTGGGTGCGCTGATGGCACCGGCCGCGATGGCCGAAGAGTTCATCACAATCGGCACCGGTGGCGTGACCGGCGTGTATTACCCAACGGGTGGCGCGATCTGCCGTCTGGTGAACAAGGGCCGAAAAGAGCATGGCATCCGCTGCTCCGTGGAATCCACGGGCGGATCGGTCTACAACATCAACACCATCCGCGAGGGTGAGCTTGAGTTTGGTGTGGCCCAGTCCGACTGGCAGTACCACGCCTATAACGGCACATCCAAATTCGAAGAAGCTGGCAAATTCGAAGGTCTGCGGGCTGTGTTCTCTGTCCACCCTGAGCCCTTTACCGTTGTGGCCCGCGCCGATGCTGGCGTGAAAAACTTTGACGATCTCAAAGGCAAGCGTGTGAACATCGGCAACCCCGGTTCCGGTCAGCGCGGCACAATGGAAGTTCTGCTGGAGGCCAAAGGCTGGACCACGGGCGATTTCGCACTGGCAACAGAGCTGAAAGCGGCAGAGCAGTCTGC
This window of the Sulfitobacter mediterraneus genome carries:
- a CDS encoding MurR/RpiR family transcriptional regulator; this encodes MSDLSFEQQLSGKYATLSAKLKEAADFVVSNPVDVATRSLRTISKDAKLAPATFSRMSSALGFTSYEDLRDLLRLEIQHRPGSFSRGVEALQQSHDEGDPDFIAQHTQACASNLQALSGTIDKDRLDACVDHLYQARRVLVTGALGSTGVAEYLTYMANFLFDNWSMASRMGASLASGLVGLSSKDVLIVITKPPFASKSINAAKEAFDAGAYVVVITDTHTCPALAYASDSFIVPTQSPHFFSSYTTTLVLCEILIGKLAAISDASARHRIAEVENKNRRLSEVWDG
- a CDS encoding TAXI family TRAP transporter solute-binding subunit encodes the protein MSINWKFSAAGLALGALMAPAAMAEEFITIGTGGVTGVYYPTGGAICRLVNKGRKEHGIRCSVESTGGSVYNINTIREGELEFGVAQSDWQYHAYNGTSKFEEAGKFEGLRAVFSVHPEPFTVVARADAGVKNFDDLKGKRVNIGNPGSGQRGTMEVLLEAKGWTTGDFALATELKAAEQSAALCDNQIDAMVYTVGHPSGSIQEATTACDSVLVTVDGDAVNGLIADNPFYRSATIPGGMYRGNDGDTMTFGVGATFVTSTDVSEEAVYAVVKSVMENIEDFKKLHPAFANLDPKEMATAGLSAPLHPGAAKYYKEAGIIE